The sequence CAAAAATTACGATAGGAAGGTCCCTCATTCTCGTCATGAGGTAATCTATTGTATGAAGTGTTTTTTTGCACCCTGCAGTTCCCAAAATTGCAAACACATTATTCATATTAAAAATCCTGATATAACGTAATGATCTTTTTTCCCGCTGAAAAGACATTATCCATAATTAAGCTCACAGAGTACATTACTGGAGAATTATTCCATCTTTCAGGGTGTATATTTAAATATAAAAAAGGGGGTTTTTCTTTATAAATAAATTCAATCAATTCCTGAGTTGTATGAATTTGACGAAAATAGAATATCCCCCCAGACATATGATCGCGAAGATTATTTTTTCCATTCCATGCCCGACCAGTATCTGTAAAATAGAGAAAATTAGCCGGTATATCATACGCTTCACCAATAATCCCAAGGTCAGACAGCGAATAATAATTCCAAAGAAGCCGATTATCATATGGAGAGAGAGGAGAACCGTGCATACTCACAGTACGAATTGGAATAATTTCACGAAAAATTGACAATTCTTTTTGAAATAAAACCCAGGCTGAACTTATATCTCCTTTGGTTTTACAAAGGACTTCGTAATGATATCCAATTTCATGACCATATGAATATAGCAATTTCATAACAAGTGGAGAGAAGGTACTAGGATATCTAAAGTAGTAGGAAGATTTAATGCCCATTTTTTTTTCTAAATGGGCCATCCTTTCCGCATTATTAACCCATCGATCAATATCATGGCGAATTATTACGATTTTTTTGTCATAGATAGGAGTATTGGAAAAAGTCGAAAGGAATTCTGCTACTGAATAAAAATTATAAGACGATTTAGTTAATCTAGCACAGAGGTCAATGTATGCCTGGTGCGTAAAATCAAACATCACTTATAAATAATTTTGATTGTATTTACATATAACATTCTCATAGATAGAATGAAGATATTAGTTGATTTAATTAAAGATTTCTGTAGTATGTATATTAGTAAATAATGAAGAAAATCTTCCTCATTTCATGTATGGTTAAAATACTATTTCTCACTAGCTCATACCCGGCCCATCAAGAAGACGTTCATAGTATGTTTATGAGAGATTTAACTTTAGCTATTACAATCAAGGAATATGAGGTAATTGTTCTTTGCCCCAATCAACCAGGACTTCGTTGTTATGAGGTTCAGGATGGTATCAAAATTTTTCGATTTCCTTACTGGTTTACTCGAACAGGACAACTGTTAAATAAAAAGGGAGGGATTATTCCGTCGATTACTCAATCACCTTTAGCAATTTTTCAGTTATTCCTATTTTCAGCATGTCAATTACTGTTTGCATTTAAAATCGCGAAAAATGAGAAAATTGATCTTATTCACTCTCATTGGATAATCCCTCAGGGACTGATAGGGGCTGCTATCAGTTTTTTTACAGGTATTCCACATATTTTATCAATTCACGGTACGGATATTCATATCATTCATTCATACAGGATCGCATATCCCTGGATGAGAGTGATAGCAAAATATTCTGATCATATCACCTCAAATAGTCAACATACATATAAACGGATTCGCAGAATACTCCCAAACAAAATCATTAATATTATTCCAATGGGGATACACCCGGAAGAGTATTCAATAATTCAGAGACACAATAAAGAAAAAAAAATTCTTTTTGTAGGTAGGTTAATTGGATGGAAAGGAGTAGAATATCTTATAAAAGCACAACAAATTATCCAGAATAAAAGTTCTTTATGTGTCCAACTAAATATTATCGGTGATGGACCTGATAAAGAAAAGTTAATTGAATTATCGCAAAGGTTAAAAATTTTATCACATATTTCCTTTCTCGGAAGAATTACCAGGGATTCACTTTTACATTATTATTCTAATGCTGACGTTTTTGTTCTGCCTTCTATTATCCATAATAACCAGACAGAAGGCCTCGGTGTGGTTCTCCTTGAAGCCATGGCATCAGGGGTCCCAGTTATCGGTAGCAATATCGGAGGTATTCCGGACATCATCGAGGACGGTGTAAACGGGCTTCTTGTTTCACCTGGTGATCCACAGGGTTTGGCTGATGCAATAATTCAAATCCTTGAAAATCCAGAACTTGCTGCTCGGTTCAGAGAGGCTGGACTAAAGACCGTTCGGGATCGCTTTTCCTGGGATAAAATAAGTGACCAGTTTATTGAAGTATATCAGGAAGTATTACATGAATCAAATGAGGTCTGAATACCAGGAAGGATATTCACAAATCAATCCAGCAGTTTTAAATATAAATGACAGAATGGATAAAGCAAAAAAAATTCAATTGGTATTGGACGATTATTTTAAAAATGACAGGAATTTCGGGATAGTTGTTGATATTGGATGTTCAGGAGGGATCATATTACATCATCTGAAGGGAGATTTTCAACAGAAAATCGGAATTGATATCGATTTTGAAGCATTAAAAAAAGCAAAACAGGATTACCTTTTTCAGGATATCGATTTTATCTGTGCTGATGGCATGAATCTCCCGTTTCGTAACAATTCCACAGCATTCTGTATCTGTAACCATGTGTATGAACACCTCCCAGATTCTAAAAAATTGTTCAAAGAAATATATAGAACACTTATATCAGGAGGAGTAAGTTATTGTGCTGCAGGGAATGCCCTTTCTATTATGGAAGGGCATTATCATCTTCCTTTTCTTTCATGGATACCGAAGGGGCTGGCTCATCGTTACTTAAGACTAATGAATCGTGGTGATTATTATTATGAGAAACATCTGACATGGTGGTCCTTTAAAAAAATAATCTCAATGTTCAGGATTCATGACTATACCATCCGGATTATCAGGGAACCGGAATTATTTGCGGGTACTGATTTAATTAAACCAGAATCAATGATTACCCGAATGCCTACAATATTTCTTACATTGCTCTATCCATTCATTCCAACTTGGATCCTGATGCTTGAAAAACCAAGAGTTGATCAGGATTGAAAATACTTTTTCCATTAGCACAAGCCGATTCAGGATCAGATGTCTTCACCTACAATCTTGTTTCCGGATTGAATAACTCATCAATTCAAGCCGATATTCAAAACCTCCCGAGATGGTCTGGATATGTCCCATCATTCATGGGAAAAATTTGCAAATCGGCAGGTTATGATATCATTCATGCAAATACCTGGAATGGGTATCCATTTAAAAACAACAACCAACCTTTATTAGTAACAGAACACCTTCTTGTACATGATCCAATTTTTCTGCCCTATAAAACCTCTTTACAACGGCTCTATCATTCATATATTTTTCAATGGGAAAAAAAGAGCATTAATGTTGCAGATTCAGTAATCAGTATAAGCAACTATACAAAAAACAAAATTGAAGAAGTATTTGGCTATTCTGATTCTATCCTCATTTACAATGGAATTGATGAAAATTTTTTTAAACCATTCGATGTTGAAAATCAGAGAATTGACTCAAATATTGTAGTTCCTTCCAAAAATACCATATTATTCTTTTCCGGAAATGCAACAATTAGAAAGGGTGGTGATCTGCTTCCAAAAATTATGAATGAACTCGGGGACAAGTATTCGCTGTTAATAAGTGGGGGATTACGAAAGAATACCCACTTAAATGCACCTAATATTATATCCACCGGGAAATTATCTTTACATGAACTGGTAGAAATATACAATTATGCAGATATTTTTCTCTTTCCAACTCGGCTTGAGGGCTTCGGGCTCTCGGTTGCAGAAGCCATGGCATGTGGAAAGCCTGTTGTTACAACAGATTGTTCAAGTATGCCTGAACTGGTAGTTGATGGAAAGGGTGGTTTTCTCTGTGAAATGGATAATGTAAAAGATTTTGCAGAATCAATCAGAATCCTCGCTGAAGACTCTTCTTTGCGTCGTGAAATGGGACTTTTTAATCGCAATAGGGTTGAAAAGAAATTTACTCTTGACAGAATGGTTCAGGAATATATAAGGGAATATAAATATTTATAATACTGATGCAAAATCACTCTCGCTTATACCCTTTTCATATTATCGTATTAGATAATCATCCTGAAAATGATCAACGAATCATCCGTCATATTGATTTTTGTAAAAAAAATCAGATTCCCATTGAAAGGATACGGTTTAACCTGCATCAAAAAACTCCGGAGATGATAATAGACAAAATAAAGAGTAATTACTCACTTCAATGCCCGATTATTTTCAAAGGAGGAATATTCAATTATATCCTTGTTTATCTTTCAATGTTATTTTCTCCATGGATATGGTATAAATTAATAAAATTAATTCGGAAAATTGTTCAGAAGAAAGGAGAACGAATTATTTTTCATGTTCATGATCCTTTCCTGCTCATTTTTGGAGCAGTCTTGAAAATTTTTAAATATAAAAACAGTTTCATCGTTTACGATCGTCATGAATATTATGAAGAAATGAAAGGTATCGGGAAATATTGTGAAAAATTTACCCGTTTTTTTATAGATGGGATTGTCCTGGTGACTGATAACCAAATCCATAGTACGAAAACTCATATTCCCGGTGTAAATCATATTGTAGTTGTTCCAAATTATCCAAATATTGACAATCGGTTTGCCGACAGAATTCATGAAAAAATATCAACTGTATTGCATTCAGATCGGATAAACATCACATACATCGGATCATTAAGTACAAAAGTAGACCGGGATATAAATGGAATGATGGATATTTGCTTAGCACTTTTAAAGAAATTTCCGGAAGTGTATGTTACGATAGGGGGATCAACATCAGAAAAAGATCTCCTGGAGAGATTTGATATCCTTAAAACGATGTACTCGGGAAGGTTTTTTTATGCCGGATATCTGAACCGAAATGAAGTGATTCATTTTACTTCTGATGCACATTTTGGATTTTTCCTTATAGATGTGAATTCACCATATTGGGTTTCTTGTAGTCCAAATAAAATCTTTGATTATCTCTTGTATGGTGTTGTTCCAATCATCAGGGCAAATATAGAAGAGAGAGAAAACCTGAAACAATGTAGCTTGTTGTATGATCAGATCGATAGTAAAGAGAAAATAATCCAGGATATTGGGTATTTTATTGAAAATAGAGAACAACTTCAAAAATTCATGAAAGAGGCTAAAAAGTTAAGTCAATTGTATTCTTTCGAGTCAGTTGAGGAAAGATATTCTTTATTATACCAAAAAGTAATTTCATCGAGAAAAGAAAATTAACGCATCATATTTGTGAATGAACTGTAATTGAATCCTGAATTGCAATTGCTTGATCTAATTATTATATTACAGAGAAAAAACAGAAAATGGTCAAATATTTATTCATGTTATCGATAATTGATAGTTCAGATGAAATTGTCCTTCAAAGTTATTATTGAAATATACCTGAAGAGGTAAGCTGAATGATAATCTGTTGATACATGAAACTCATATACTTCAACCAAGGGCTTTATTGCCCATAATGCATAATAATAAAATAACATACACATAGTAAAGTTTATAAACTTTTTTCTCTATGTGCAAAGATATCTGATTCGGATTATACCAGGAGATAGATTATGAAAGTAAAGGACCTCATTTATGAAGAAATTAAAGACATGTCAGCTTCAGAATATTTATCAGTATATCAGTATATCCACGCAATTAAAGCAATTCGCCCAAAATTACATAAAAATAAGAGAGAACATGCATATGAGGATGTTTGCTCTGCCCTTAACAATCTTACAGGAACCCTGACAGATGATATTGTCCAGGGAAGAGAAGAACGAGTATGAATCTTTTTTTTGATACATCTGCTCTTGTTAAGATATTTCATAACGAGGAAGGATCAGAATCAATCCAAAATTTGATCTTAAATGAACAGAATAATCTCTATATATTAGATATTGCACAAATCGAATATTATAGTGCATTATATAGACGATATCGAAATCATGAATTATCAAAAAAAAACTCTCTATTGCCATTACAGGGTTTGAAAAGGAAATGGCAAATTATTACATTCAGTCAACAACATCACCGATAATAAAAGAAGCACAAAACCTCATATTTTCATATGGAAAAAGATTCGGACTTCGAACCCTTGATTCACTTCATCTAGCAGCTTTTTCTTTAATCGCAAATGAAGATTGGATTTTTGTTTGTTGTGATGCAATATTGTCATGTGTCGCAGAAGAATGTCACTACACTGTTTTTAATCCAATTCTAAAAAAAGAAAGACGAGATTAAATTATTAAAAAATTATTGGTTGATTCCTCCAAAAAAATCCAAATCATTCCATGAAAATTATTTCAGTCCTCGGTGCCAGGCCCCAGTTCATCAAATCATCCCCGGTTTCGCGGTTAATTAGAGAGAAAAACACAGAGATTCTGATCCACACCGGTCAACATTATGATCCGGAGATGTCTGAAATCTTCTTTAAAGAACTTAATATCCCAAAACCGGACTATAATCTGGGGATTGGTTCAGGATCACATGGCAAACAGACGGGTGAAATGCTCGTAAAAATTGAGGAGATACTTTCTCTTGAAAGACCTGATTTGGTTTTAGTATACGGGGATACCAACTCAACTCTGGCAGGAGCGTTGGCAGCCGCAAAACTCCATATTCCGGTTGCTCATGTTGAAGCCGGTCTTCGAAGTTTTGATAGAGGCATGCCAGAAGAGGTGAATCGGGTTTTAGTTGATCATCTATCAGACATCTTATTCTGCCCGACACAGACTGCTGTTGATAATCTCTATAGCGAAGGCATAAAAAAGGGCGTGTTTCTGACCGGGGATGTGATGGCTGATGCATTGATAGAGAATCTTACGCTGGCGGAAAAACAATCTCCTATACTTGAACAATACTCTCTCAGGTCAGGTCAGTACCTGGTCCTAACCATTCACCGGCCATCCAACTCAGACAACCCTGAATGTATGAATGATATCATCAGAGCAATTTCAGACAGTGGTGTGAAAACAATATTTCCGGTTCATCCCAGGACAAAAAAGAATCTTATTGATTTTGGTATATGGAATAAAATGCCGGATAACATCATTTTGTGTGATCCTCTCGGGTATCTGGATATGATCATGGTGATGCGGCATGCCTTAAAAATCCTGACTGATTCTGGTGGTATTCAGAAAGAATCATACATTCTTCATACTCCATGTTTAACTCTCCGTGATAATACCGAGTGGGTTGAAACAGTGAATGCAGGATGGAACACCTTAGTAGGATCAGAGAGATCCAGAATAGAAAAGATGATCCATACATTTATTCCCGAACCAACACATCCGGATTTGTTTGGGTCAGGCGCATCTGCAAAAATTGTGGAGATAATTACACACTATGAAGATAGATAGTAATACACTTCGTCTTACTCGCCCGGACCTCTGGGATCGGTTCACCAGGCGGGAAGAATACGAAAACCCCATCCGTGATATGCATGGCAGATTTCCGTACTGGGCAAGCCAGGATAGGGATATCTTCAGACCTTCGGTATCAGAATACCTGTATGAACAGGGATTAATCAAACCAGAATACCCGGACGGGTGCGAATTTGCCCTGTGTGTAACCCATGATGTTGATGTGATATATTCATCGCCATACATGAAAATCCTGAATGGGCTCCTGTCTGCCAGGCAGGGCGACCGAAAGAGAGCCGTACGAGAAATCGGTTCGGCATGTAACCGAAAAAGCCCTTTTTATAATTTTAAAGAGATATTATCTTTAGAGGAAAAATACGGGGTAACGTCAACCTGGTTTTTTCAGGCCCTGGAACCCGGCGAACCGGAGTTCCGATATAGGTTATCAGATGTTGAAGATGTTTTAGGTGATATTCTTGATGCAGGGAGTGAGATTGGGTTACATGGAGGATTTGATGCTCCCTTTAACCTGGACCGACTATTGATTGAGAAGACTCGACTTGAAAAGGTACTTGGGGAGAAGGTAACGGGATACCGCAGTCATTATCTTAAGTTCCAGGTGCCAAAGACCTGGGAGTTACTAGAACAGGCGGGGTTTTCATATGATTCGACACTTGGATATTCTGACTGTATGGGTTTCCGGAGTGGAATGTGTCATCCGTACAAGCCGGTGAATTTGAATACCGGGAAGGAGATTGATATTATTGAGTTCCCGCTTCATGTGATGGACATGAGTTTGTTTCACCAGTATATGCGGCTTGATTTTGATGGGGCGTGGAGAGTGGTTAAAAAATCTATTGATAATGTACATAATTGTCGTGGTGTATTGGTCATAAACTGGCATAATACCGGATATGTCAATGATAGCTATGAAAAAAAGATTGTAGAAAAGATTATGGCATTCTCAATAAAAAGAGGAGCGTGGATAGGAAGTATGAATCAAATCATTTATCCGGTGAGTTACAAGTTATAACCAGTTAACACATACGAATGTTCGTTCTATGTGAAGGTATTTAGTTTTCATGATCATATCCATATTACAAAACAAGTCTTAATCCAATACAATCAGTTAATATAAATAAATTATTTTGAAAGGGGGTTTCATGTCACTCATCCACAGTAAACACATACAGATTATGAGAGTCAAGTCCAACAATGTATTAACAACCATTCATTTGACATTCCACCGACGAAAAATAAAATATATTATTCAATCTTTAACAGATCATGAGTGTGAAAGTATTCATCTCATTGGTGATGCTCTCATCGAAACTATTGATAATATAATTACTCCTGAAGAAGAACGATACATATCTCTCGTAGAAAAACGAAGATCTTTTTTGTTAAAATCGGATTTGGTAGTCGAAAGTGTTGATTATGGTGCTGGAAACCCCAAATCTGACAGAACCAAAGAACAGATGCGAGAAGGATTTCGCTCGACCACTTCAGTTTCACAATTATGCAGGATTAGCAAATCGAAATTTTGGGCCCTTTTAATTTTTAAATTAATTCGGAAACTAAAGCCTGCTTCATGTTTAGAGTTAGGTACGTGTCTGGGCATTTCTGCATCATATCAGGCAGCTGCACTAACTTTGAATAAAAAAGGAAGATTATTGACTCTTGAAGGATCTCCAGAATCATGTAAAATTGCAAAAGAAACAATGGAAGAGGTTGAATTAAAGAATGTTGATGTAGTATGTGGTCCTTTTGATGATACCTACCTTAGTGCTCTTTCATCATTACAACATGTAGATTTTTTATTCAACGATGGGCATCATGATCATGATGCCGTGCTCAAATACTTCAAAGAAGCATTACCCTATTTGGCAGATGATGCAATTATTATCTTTGATGACATCGCTTGGTCTCAAGGGATGCAAAAGGCTTGGAGAGAGATTGAAGATGATACAAAAGTTGTTGTTACTGTTGATCTCGGCACTATGGGTATAGCCTTTTTGTCAAAAAGAGAGATTGAGAAAACCAGGTTTTCTATACCGTTATGAAAGATGAATACCAGAAAAGAATTGATATTATAGAGTTGTTACTCCATGTGATGTACATGAGTTTGTTTCAGCAGTATATGCGGGTTAATTATGATGGGGCGTGGAGAGTTGTTAAGGAGATAATTGATTCAGTGCGCAAATGCAAGGGAGTGTTTGTAGTGAACTGGCATAATACAAACTTCAGAGAGAATTATATTGAAAGAAAAGTGTTAGAGAAAATACTTGTTTATTGTGAAAAGAAACCAGCATATATGGAGACCCCATTATTGCCCTGATCACTTTG comes from Methanospirillum hungatei and encodes:
- a CDS encoding class I SAM-dependent methyltransferase, giving the protein MNQMRSEYQEGYSQINPAVLNINDRMDKAKKIQLVLDDYFKNDRNFGIVVDIGCSGGIILHHLKGDFQQKIGIDIDFEALKKAKQDYLFQDIDFICADGMNLPFRNNSTAFCICNHVYEHLPDSKKLFKEIYRTLISGGVSYCAAGNALSIMEGHYHLPFLSWIPKGLAHRYLRLMNRGDYYYEKHLTWWSFKKIISMFRIHDYTIRIIREPELFAGTDLIKPESMITRMPTIFLTLLYPFIPTWILMLEKPRVDQD
- a CDS encoding polysaccharide deacetylase family protein, translated to MKIDSNTLRLTRPDLWDRFTRREEYENPIRDMHGRFPYWASQDRDIFRPSVSEYLYEQGLIKPEYPDGCEFALCVTHDVDVIYSSPYMKILNGLLSARQGDRKRAVREIGSACNRKSPFYNFKEILSLEEKYGVTSTWFFQALEPGEPEFRYRLSDVEDVLGDILDAGSEIGLHGGFDAPFNLDRLLIEKTRLEKVLGEKVTGYRSHYLKFQVPKTWELLEQAGFSYDSTLGYSDCMGFRSGMCHPYKPVNLNTGKEIDIIEFPLHVMDMSLFHQYMRLDFDGAWRVVKKSIDNVHNCRGVLVINWHNTGYVNDSYEKKIVEKIMAFSIKRGAWIGSMNQIIYPVSYKL
- a CDS encoding glycosyltransferase family 4 protein translates to MKILFPLAQADSGSDVFTYNLVSGLNNSSIQADIQNLPRWSGYVPSFMGKICKSAGYDIIHANTWNGYPFKNNNQPLLVTEHLLVHDPIFLPYKTSLQRLYHSYIFQWEKKSINVADSVISISNYTKNKIEEVFGYSDSILIYNGIDENFFKPFDVENQRIDSNIVVPSKNTILFFSGNATIRKGGDLLPKIMNELGDKYSLLISGGLRKNTHLNAPNIISTGKLSLHELVEIYNYADIFLFPTRLEGFGLSVAEAMACGKPVVTTDCSSMPELVVDGKGGFLCEMDNVKDFAESIRILAEDSSLRREMGLFNRNRVEKKFTLDRMVQEYIREYKYL
- a CDS encoding type II toxin-antitoxin system VapC family toxin gives rise to the protein MNLFFDTSALVKIFHNEEGSESIQNLILNEQNNLYILDIAQIEYYSALYRRYRNHELSKKNSLLPLQGLKRKWQIITFSQQHHR
- the wecB gene encoding non-hydrolyzing UDP-N-acetylglucosamine 2-epimerase produces the protein MKIISVLGARPQFIKSSPVSRLIREKNTEILIHTGQHYDPEMSEIFFKELNIPKPDYNLGIGSGSHGKQTGEMLVKIEEILSLERPDLVLVYGDTNSTLAGALAAAKLHIPVAHVEAGLRSFDRGMPEEVNRVLVDHLSDILFCPTQTAVDNLYSEGIKKGVFLTGDVMADALIENLTLAEKQSPILEQYSLRSGQYLVLTIHRPSNSDNPECMNDIIRAISDSGVKTIFPVHPRTKKNLIDFGIWNKMPDNIILCDPLGYLDMIMVMRHALKILTDSGGIQKESYILHTPCLTLRDNTEWVETVNAGWNTLVGSERSRIEKMIHTFIPEPTHPDLFGSGASAKIVEIITHYEDR
- a CDS encoding glycosyltransferase family 4 protein, which translates into the protein MRDLTLAITIKEYEVIVLCPNQPGLRCYEVQDGIKIFRFPYWFTRTGQLLNKKGGIIPSITQSPLAIFQLFLFSACQLLFAFKIAKNEKIDLIHSHWIIPQGLIGAAISFFTGIPHILSIHGTDIHIIHSYRIAYPWMRVIAKYSDHITSNSQHTYKRIRRILPNKIINIIPMGIHPEEYSIIQRHNKEKKILFVGRLIGWKGVEYLIKAQQIIQNKSSLCVQLNIIGDGPDKEKLIELSQRLKILSHISFLGRITRDSLLHYYSNADVFVLPSIIHNNQTEGLGVVLLEAMASGVPVIGSNIGGIPDIIEDGVNGLLVSPGDPQGLADAIIQILENPELAARFREAGLKTVRDRFSWDKISDQFIEVYQEVLHESNEV
- a CDS encoding O-methyltransferase, with the translated sequence MSLIHSKHIQIMRVKSNNVLTTIHLTFHRRKIKYIIQSLTDHECESIHLIGDALIETIDNIITPEEERYISLVEKRRSFLLKSDLVVESVDYGAGNPKSDRTKEQMREGFRSTTSVSQLCRISKSKFWALLIFKLIRKLKPASCLELGTCLGISASYQAAALTLNKKGRLLTLEGSPESCKIAKETMEEVELKNVDVVCGPFDDTYLSALSSLQHVDFLFNDGHHDHDAVLKYFKEALPYLADDAIIIFDDIAWSQGMQKAWREIEDDTKVVVTVDLGTMGIAFLSKREIEKTRFSIPL